The Pectinophora gossypiella chromosome 10, ilPecGoss1.1, whole genome shotgun sequence genome contains a region encoding:
- the LOC126370427 gene encoding uncharacterized protein LOC126370427: MEIWEAWVTKTKNKARKIRGHIAATGGGPPISGLTDIEERILFVVGTASVYGFTDEEVGIAPPAAAGLRPAQLERNTPLVLPGPSTSRNSPPLGQSTTPPPFPVTPSHSRPIPSPELQQSTRDSEGETQRSRLRNRSRQSQSRRRPPVNDNLIKSLNENNKLLRQSIITASSSIAGALISLGEANIRAAEIIASAIQGSVALQQHPLFEEEEVVDMASEEP; this comes from the exons ATGGAA ATATGGGAAGCTTGGgttactaaaactaaaaataaggcACGGAAAATAAGGGGCCACATAGCTGCAACTGGTGGAGGGCCCCCAATATCTggcctcactgacattgaggagCGAATCTTGTTTGTTGTGGGTACTGCTTCTGTGTATGGATTCACGGATGAGGAAGTT GGGATTGCTCCACCAGCTGCAGCTGGCCTACGTCCGGCTCAGCTGGAGAGAAATACGCCGCTTGTGCTACCCGGTCCTTCAACATCTAGAAATTCTCCTCCCTTAGGCCAATCCACCACACCCCCACCTTTTCCAGTAACTCCAAGCCACTCCCGTCCTATTCCATCCCCAGAGCTCCAGCAATCGACGAGAGATTCAGAAGGCGAAACACAGAGGTCTAGACTGAGAAACCGGTCTCGGCAATCTCAGTCTAGACGTCGACCTCCTGTGAATGATAATCTCATTAAAAGCCttaacgaaaataataaattgttaagGCAATCTATTATAACAGCATCCTCGTCTATTGCTGGAGCTCTTATTTCTTTAGGGGAGGCGAATATTCGTGCCGCCGAAATAATAGCATCTGCAATTCAGGGTTCAGTGGCTTTGCAACAACATCCTCTTTTTGAGGAGGAGGAGGTTGTTGACATGGCTTCTGAGGAGCCCTGA
- the LOC126370428 gene encoding putative nuclease HARBI1 — protein sequence MENYVVAVIADAAESPGIYKRKYDSKELETFPTLLSSLRKNSKKLFRLPRTAALFLIDSLADIRLEQGTIPKHVKVLATLNFFAHGSYQAAIGEDSLLGLSQPTTSRCINITSEAIVEELARASIQFPTIPEEIQKTKREFFDLYGMPHVLGAVDGTHIAICEPPLNHPTAPGSLFYNRKGFYSINCQMIVNGHGRIISVNPNFPGSTHDAAIWSMSQIKRKLERDYVNGANTQWLLGDKGYPLQPWIMTPIIRPQGVAENTYNRCHANARNVVEMCYGRLKNKFRCLHRHRTLHYTPPTVAKIIIACCVLHNMFIDVLSGFFFFFIFVPKHAIGRLTISSFDGLVLLTCMFCQTAMQTAMITVMWTVMMTMMRC from the exons ATGGAGAATTATGTGGTGGCCGTCATCGCAGATGCAGCAGAGAG TCCAGGAATCTACAAGAGAAAATACGACTCAAAAGAATTAGAGACGTTTCCAACCCTTTTGAGCTCACTGaggaaaaattcaaaaaaactgTTCCGGCTGCCAAGGACGGCTGCACTGTTTCTCATAGATTCATTGGCAGACATACGGTTGGAACAGGGGACAATTCCCAAACATGTCAag GTCCTCGCCACCTTAAATTTTTTTGCACATGGCAGCTACCAAGCTGCCATTGGGGAGGATAGTTTGCTTGGCCTGAGCCAGCCAACAACAAGTCGCTGTATAAATATTACCAGTGAAGCGATTGTTGAAGAGCTGGCTCGGGCATCTATTCAATTTCCCACAATCCCAGAAGAGatacaaaaaactaaaagaga attttttgatCTCTATGGAATGCCACATGTATTAGGAGCTGTGGACGGCACACATATTGCTATCTGCGAACCACCATTGAATCACCCAACAGCACCTGGCTCGTTATTTTATAATAGAAAGGGATTCTACAGCATTAATTGCCAAATG ATTGTCAACGGTCACGGAAGGATTATATCTGTCAACCCCAATTTCCCCGGTTCCACCCATGATGCTGCCATTTGGAGCATGagccaaataaaaagaaaactggAACGTGATTATGTAAATGGGGCAAATACCCAATGGCTGTTAG gtgatAAAGGGTATCCGTTGCAACCCTGGATTATGACACCGATAATAAGACCTCAAGGTGTGGCAGAAAACACCTACAACCGCTGCCACGCCAACGCACGAAACGTGGTTGAGATGTGCTACGGGCGGTTGAAAAATAAATTTCGCTGTCTGCACAGGCATCGTACATTGCATTATACGCCACCAACAGtggcaaaaataataatagcatGTTGTGTTCTTCACAACATGTTTATAGATGTTCtgtcaggtttttttttttttttcatttttgtgcccaaacatgcgatcggtcgactgaccataagcagttttgatggtttggttttattaacatGCATGTTCTGTCAG ACAGCGATGCAGACAGCGATGATCACAGTGATGTGGACAGTTATGATGACAATGATGAGGTGTTAA
- the LOC126369985 gene encoding piggyBac transposable element-derived protein 1-like, with protein MIPFTGKCHMRQLVKNKPQPVGLKNFVVTTSEGLMVDFEIYFGNNPALLHPLGRGPGVVLRLSQSIPPGSCIFFDRLFTTIPLLEELKNRGYHGTGTIMANRVPNRQQLSFKEDKKMSRGEVDQRISDDIVLVKWKDSKAVLVASNCTGGTGIDKVQRYEKKEKHYVDVDAPKIVTSYNAFMGGVDVLDQSMEYYRTFMMTRKWTLKVILHFIDLAIVNSWRQYRNEMLANNTPKSFRFEVAETVLNTPSRERHESSPEVEPQEQPLVRYRPANDPSVGKRYDGFDHFPIFDDLKAPRTCRLEKCKSRSKLRCRKCDIYLCLNRDKDCFYIYYNK; from the coding sequence ATGATACCATTCACTGGCAAATGCCACATGAGGCAACTAGTTAAAAACAAGCCTCAACCAGTTGGCTTGAAAAATTTTGTTGTTACAACCAGCGAGGGATTGATGGTAGACTTTGAAATATACTTTGGTAATAATCCAGCTTTATTGCATCCTCTCGGTCGTGGTCCTGGTGTAGTTCTCCGCCTAAGTCAAAGTATTCCTCCTGGAAGCTGTATCTTCTTTGATCGGCTTTTTACAACTATCCCTTTGTTGGAAGAATTAAAAAACCGTGGTTATCATGGCACAGGGACGATAATGGCTAACCGGGTCCCTAATCGTCAACAGCTCAGCTTCAAAGAAGACAAAAAGATGTCTCGGGGCGAGGTGGACCAAAGAATCTCGGATGATATAGTTTTGGTCAAGTGGAAAGACAGTAAGGCTGTTTTGGTGGCATCAAACTGTACTGGTGGCACGGGAATTGACAAAGTACAGCGCTACGAAAAAAAGGAAAAGCACTACGTAGATGTTGATGCTCCGAAGATTGTGACATCTTACAATGCATTTATGGGCGGAGTGGACGTTTTGGACCAATCCATGGAATACTACAGAACATTTATGATGACCCGCAAGTGGACATTAAAAGTCATACTTCACTTCATCGATTTGGCCATTGTGAACTCTTGGCGACAGTACAGAAATGAAATGCTGGCAAATAATACTCCAAAATCATTCAGATTCGAAGTGGCAGAAACTGTACTTAACACTCCCAGCAGAGAACGCCACGAATCGTCTCCCGAAGTAGAACCACAAGAACAGCCTTTAGTCAGATACAGGCCAGCTAATGATCCGTCGGTAGGGAAGAGATATGATGGGTTTGACCATTTTCCTATATTTGATGACCTAAAAGCTCCACGAACCTGTCGTTTAGAGAAATGTAAATCTCGTTCAAAACTTCGATGTAGGAAATGCGATATCTATTTGTGCCTGAATCGAGACAAAGActgcttttatatttattacaacaaGTAA
- the LOC126370431 gene encoding uncharacterized protein LOC126370431, whose product MYGSFKELWDPRQKEYHNKNKREDLWNEIANNFDLPKKELKAKMKSLLSSYRRERSREKTSNTTGSGRNQSYTSKWFAYEAFHFLHDKNNPIDTSDTMDSALESSLLDTNSNSGITNETVNTDSNSNASESNSRASENKRKKKPAKRTLEDSVMDAENKMLEDAIELMRKQDQCSNDPYVAFGMHIAAELRKYDTITLTRVKHSINNIIYEADMGYLQQQTLGYSEERRPGYFTSQLTDLSDSTVSNHTDTGSALTQLIHDLDT is encoded by the exons ATGTATGGATCTTTTAAAGAGTTATGGGATCCTCGACAAAAGGAAtaccataataaaaataaacgtgaAGACTTGTGGAATGAAATAGCCAACAATTTTGATCTTCCCAAGAAGGAATTAAAGGCTAAAATGAAAAGTCTTTTAAGTTCCTATAGACGAGAAAGGAGTAGAGAAAAAACAAGCAATACAACTGGATCGG gTAGAAACCAGTCTTACACTTCAAAATGGTTTGCTTACGAAGCATTTCACTTTTTACACGATAAAAATAATCCTATAGACACATCTGATACaatg GATTCGGCACTAGAGAGCTCTCTTTTAGACACAAACAGCAATAGTGGAATCACAAATGAAACGGTAAATACGGATTCAAATAGCAATGCCTCTGAAAGTAATTCAAGAGCATCTGAAAATAAACGTAAAAAGAAACCAGCAAAACGTACTCTTGAAGATTCTGTTATGGATGCCGAAAACAAAATGCTAGAAGATGCTATAGAATTAATGCGCAAACAAGATCAATGTAGCAACGATCCATACGTTGCTTTTGGTATGCACATAGCGGCTGAATTAAGAAAGTATGATACAATTACATTGACAAGAGTTAAACATTCCATTAATAATATCATATATGAGGCTGATATGGGATATCTACAGCAACAGACACTAGGATACAGTGAAGAAAGAAGACCTGGATACTTCACATCGCAATTGACTGATCTCTCCGACTCAACAGTTTCTAATCATACTGATACAGGATCTGCATTGACACAGTTAATTCATGATCTAGATACGTag